In the Helianthus annuus cultivar XRQ/B chromosome 11, HanXRQr2.0-SUNRISE, whole genome shotgun sequence genome, one interval contains:
- the LOC110888030 gene encoding probable LRR receptor-like serine/threonine-protein kinase At4g37250, whose amino-acid sequence MNTYTFSISISIFCILTHISSSLTSDGLSLLALKSAITTDPTNSLTTWSETDSTPCHWSGITCNSAHRVTAVFFPHRNLTGYLPSELGALLSLKHLTLSNNNFSKPIPDHLFNATNLLPIDLSHNSLTGPLPEKIKNLKMLMFFETLLASPELLTCRGMNFPARFRRLTGCFRSWLVWISGVAGTTAAVDDGTGSAGGLIADVTLITASPDVTASFSLTTRSDSIYDCRLLWTESLRESRRNMLLFVHVSGADDRYGDRG is encoded by the exons ATGAATACATACACATTTTCTATCTCTATATCCATCTTCTGCATACTCACCCACATTTCATCATCCTTAACCTCCGACGGCCTCTCCTTACTAGCCCTCAAATCCGCCATTACAACCGACCCAACAAACTCTCTAACCACCTGGTCCGAAACCGACTCCACCCCCTGCCATTGGTCCGGCATCACCTGCAACTCCGCCCACCGTGTCACCGCCGTCTTCTTCCCTCACCGCAACCTCACCGGCTACCTCCCCTCAGAACTCGGCGcccttctctctctaaaacacctCACTCTCTCTAACAACAACTTCTCTAAACCCATCCCTGATCATTTATTCAACGCCACTAATCTCTTACCCATTGATTTATCACACAACTCCCTCACCGGACCTTTACCGGAAAAAATTAAAAACCTCAAAATGTTAATGTTTTTCGAAACCTTACTAGCCTCGCCGGAACTGTTAACTTGTCGTGGAATGAATTTTCCGGCGAGATTCCGGCGTCTTACGGGCTGTTTCCGGTCATGGTTAGTTTGGATCTCCGGGGTCGCTGGAACCACCGCCGCCGTAGACGACGGCACCGGCTCCGCCG GAGGTCTTATCGCTGATGTCACTCTCATAACGGCTAGTCCTGATGTAACGGCTAGTTTCTCGCTAACAACTCGTTCGGATTCAA TTTATGATTGCAGGCTCTTGTGGACTGAGTCATTGAGGGAATCTCGGAGGAATATGCTTCTATTTGTGCATGTGAGTGGGGCTGATGACCGTTATGGTGATCGTGGATAG
- the LOC110888029 gene encoding disease resistance protein At4g27190 — translation MDGLVVDGAKSVFKFICSRIITVSKYEENVVELREEYANLTTKKMAIEEDVTLAKLEEKVPKPQVYEWLSKVSRAEDDVRSVLETADQYANGRDSKMMHRWAVAKKLNAVRELNSVSFDSVAPERSSPMKAVVEMAVPPLVGQGPASDLKQLLEILNRDDVRRIAVWGKGGIGKTTLVKNLNNELRVSSQNSFDIVIWVQGSSSVDLNTIQSQIAKRIHLKVDPGDTTHVIASRILRRLKLRRKTLLILDDVWEKIDLDAVGVPSWDPCCTILLTTRSREVCRDMAVDVPFQLNLMNEEDAWNLFVQSAGPVLDSNCIESAARKIVAGFNGLPLAIKTLGNSMRDRPQIQLWQNAHLMWRCSSPLFKNIEKEIFGTLATSYYSLPRKILKQCFLFCSLYPASCSIDVGELIQCWVSDGLINENQSVEKAYYDGVASVEYLKDSCLLDHDSEGTVKMHDIFRDLAILLSQSQELSYGFHTQSDHPFYQMPNKFSKRVSFVRCGIKKLPEFPVYSQLTVLFLQGNPIQKIPDGFFYNLISLRVLNLSDTRITSLPQSFLCLCELRSLFLRNCSIKNLPSLDSLCKLLVLDLSSTRIKALPKGFGCLHSLRQLNLSGTPVLNKIVAGSISGLSSLETLDMSFSSYNWNPKTDADQKATFDELLSLEHLSVLQIRLDSVKCLESASFWLKKLTRFNIQISPWSHDSNHHVLKHNEKRLVLRGVDLLQEDLRDLLHNTSSLSVLTCVGMNRRHLLSLSSLISLTISNCNDITRLISKERSSKEMFPNLQHLVLDHLRSLETIVEGIIPRGKCLKNLTTIQVLDCPMLKGVVSYSMLRHVKKLEEIKVSGCENMSCIIESGEHTETLPNLRVLEISNMVNLRSICVGTSVCPVLQQIKVFHCSRLKNLPLSISKACSLKKIEGDIKWWNSLIWDDDEIKNFFQQHFQSCPGENCTRKRKYK, via the coding sequence ATGGATGGTCTTGTGGTTGATGGTGCAAAATCAGTTTTTAAGTTCATCTGTTCAAGAATAATAACTGTTTCCAAATATGAAGAAAACGTTGTTGAACTCCGGGAAGagtatgcaaacctcacaaccaaAAAGATGGCAATTGAAGAAGATGTCACCTTGGCGAAACTGGAAGAGAAAGTTCCAAAACCACAAGTATATGAATGGTTGAGCAAGGTTTCTCGAGCAGAAGATGATGTAAGGTCAGTGCTAGAGACGGCTGATCAATATGCTAATGGCCGGGACTCCAAAATGATGCATCGCTGGGCAGTGGCAAAGAAACTCAATGCGGTAAGAGAACTAAATTCTGTTAGTTTTGATTCAGTCGCCCCTGAAAGAAGCTCTCCAATGAAAGCCGTGGTGGAAATGGCAGTGCCACCACTTGTCGGACAGGGGCCAGCATCCGATTTGAAGCAGCTTTTGGAAATCCTGAACAGGGATGATGTAAGAAGGATTGCTGTTTGGGGGAAGGGTGGCATAGGGAAGACAACTTTGGTCAAGAACTTGAACAATGAGCTGCGTGTTTCCTCCCAAAATTCGTTTGATATTGTCATCTGGGTTCAAGGTTCCAGTTCAGTGGATTTGAACACAATTCAGTCTCAGATTGCCAAGAGAATTCATCTAAAAGTGGACCCAGGTGACACCACTCACGTCATAGCTAGCAGAATTCTTCGAAGACTGAAGCTGAGAAGGAAGACCCTCCTGATTCTTGATGACGTCTGGGAAAAGATTGATCTCGATGCTGTGGGTGTTCCATCATGGGATCCCTGCTGTACGATTCTTTTAACTACTCGATCTCGTGAAGTTTGCAGGGACATGGCTGTTGATGTTCCTTTTCAGTTAAATCTTATGAATGAAGAAGATGCTTGGAATCTTTTCGTTCAAAGTGCTGGACCAGTACTTGATTCAAACTGTATAGAATCTGCGGCAAGGAAAATTGTTGCGGGTTTCAATGGGTTACCATTGGCAATCAAGACTCTTGGAAACTCAATGAGGGACAGACCTCAGATCCAGTTGTGGCAAAACGCGCATCTTATGTGGCGATGCTCATCACCCTTGTTCAAGAACATTGAGAAAGAGATATTTGGGACTCTAGCAACAAGTTATTACTCATTACCACGTAAGATTCTAAAGCAATGCTTTCTGTTTTGTTCTTTATACCCAGCAAGCTGTTCAATAGATGTTGGTGAACTAATCCAATGTTGGGTATCTGATGGTTTAATCAATGAAAACCAAAGTGTCGAGAAGGCATACTATGATGGGGTTGCTTCGGTTGAATACCTGAAGGACTCGTGCCTACTGGATCATGACTCAGAAGGAACCGTGAAGATGCATGACATATTTCGTGACTTAGCCATTCTTCTGTCTCAGAGTCAAGAACTGTCGTATGGGTTTCACACTCAATCCGACCATCCATTTTATCAGATGCCAAACAAGTTTTCCAAAAGAGTTTCTTTCGTACGTTGCGGGATCAAAAAGCTGCCAGAATTTCCTGTGTATTCCCAGCTGACTGTCCTTTTTCTCCAAGGCAATCCTATACAGAAAATCCCAGATGGGTTCTTTTACAATCTTATCTCTTTAAGGGTACTGAATTTAAGCGATACTCGAATTACTTCTTTGCCCCAATCTTTTCTGTGCCTTTGTGAACTGCGTTCTCTCTTTCTTAGAAACTGTTCTATAAAAAACCTCCCTTCTCTTGACTCTCTTTGTAAACTCTTAGTTCTTGACCTTTCTAGCACCCGAATAAAAGCTCTTCCTAAAGGGTTTGGATGTTTACATAGTTTAAGACAGCTAAACTTGTCAGGCACACCCGTTTTGAATAAAATAGTAGCTGGAAGCATATCAGGGCTATCAAGTCTTGAAACTCTAGATATGTCTTTTAGTTCTTATAACTGGAACCCAAAGACGGATGCAGATCAAAAAGCAACATTTGATGAGTTATTATCACTGGAACACCTATCAGTCCTTCAAATAAGACTGGACTCGGTTAAGTGTCTTGAATCTGCATCTTTCTGGCTTAAGAAATTAACAAGATTCAACATCCAGATTAGCCCATGGAGCCATGACTCAAACCATCACGTTCTCAAACACAATGAAAAACGATTGGTTCTTAGAGGAGTTGATCTCCTGCAAGAAGACCTTCGAGATCTTCTACACAACACAAGTTCTCTGTCTGTGTTAACGTGTGTAGGCATGAATCGGAGACACTTGCTTAGCCTATCATCTTTGATATCACTTACTATATCAAATTGCAATGATATAACACGTTTAATAAGCAAGGAAAGAAGTTCCAAGGAAATGTTTCCAAATCTGCAGCACTTGGTTCTCGATCATTTGCGAAGTTTAGAGACAATTGTTGAGGGGATCATCCCAAGAGGCAAATGCCTAAAGAATCTGACAACAATTCAAGTTTTGGATTGCCCAATGTTAAAAGGAGTGGTATCTTATTCAATGCTTCGTCATGTGAAAAAACTTGAAGAAATTAAGGTAAGTGGTTGTGAAAATATGTCTTGCATCATCGAATCTGGCGAGCATACAGAAACTCTGCCTAATTTAAGGGTGTTAGAGATAAGCAACATGGTCAACTTGAGGTCTATCTGTGTTGGTACATCAGTTTGCCCAGTGTTGCAGCAGATTAAAGTTTTTCATTGCTCCCGGTTAAAGAATCTTCCTCTATCAATCTCCAAAGCCTGCAGCCTGAAAAAGATTGAAGGTGATATTAAGTGGTGGAATAGTTTAATATGGGATGATGATGAAATAAAGAACTTctttcagcaacactttcaatcATGCCCTGGGGAGAACTGCACAAGAAAGAGAAAATACAAGTAA